In Clostridium sp. DL-VIII, the following proteins share a genomic window:
- the tnpB gene encoding IS66 family insertion sequence element accessory protein TnpB (TnpB, as the term is used for proteins encoded by IS66 family insertion elements, is considered an accessory protein, since TnpC, encoded by a neighboring gene, is a DDE family transposase.) — MLNNASDFEKIYIACGYSDLRRGIDGFAIMVQREFKIDPFTTGILFLFCGRKTDRIKGLLWEGDGFLLLYKRLETGKFQWPRNEAEVKAISPQQYKWLMEGLSIDQKKAIKSIAPARIL; from the coding sequence ATGTTAAATAATGCATCTGATTTTGAAAAAATCTACATTGCCTGCGGCTACAGCGATTTGAGAAGAGGCATCGACGGCTTTGCCATCATGGTACAACGAGAGTTCAAAATCGATCCATTTACTACTGGAATTCTATTTTTATTTTGTGGAAGGAAGACAGATCGTATAAAAGGACTTTTGTGGGAAGGAGATGGATTTCTTCTTTTATATAAGCGGCTTGAAACTGGAAAGTTTCAATGGCCGCGTAATGAAGCTGAAGTAAAAGCTATTTCACCGCAGCAATATAAATGGTTGATGGAAGGTCTTTCTATTGATCAAAAGAAAGCTATTAAATCTATCGCTCCTGCAAGAATTTTATAG
- a CDS encoding ATP-binding protein: MCFTDKDNINIKEYSLEEHLEIKCKNNEKYKHLYAAWTTDKDVYTNSLSAIPVNFPHYSRHEASHSLSIINKIEMLLGIERIKSLSPTDTFLILESAFSHDLGMIIPTEILREEWKKTSFKRFLKRIATDGFDEDITKAANYLLEIQDKYTEFNEKNRDWPVEVRDAVILITAEYFRKGHGSRSELWLKQSEKIAASINANKFIPERIMNIVGKVATAHGREFDDVLANLEHIQNGIGVDKIHPRFIACLIRLGDLLDLDNGRFNEVFEKTSPSPESSKVHKKKHRSITHFLVSPERIEVSAICEDDNVYRETRAWFDWLSDELKNLSSKWSDIVPKDFQGGPPSLGDIKLSIKGAEDITEQLNLRFNIDPVRAFELIEGNGIYNDELVFIRELLQNAMDATKIKIWRDIKNKHYDDVGALIGDEFKEKNLSDYDFSFPRELPPNLKDFYPIKINVEYEQSKDNKGENIYKFTIEDKGCGMSLKDLQRIENAGGSWEQDDELQDFIESMPGWLQPTGSFGIGLHSVFLITDEMKIETKSDNEVGYNISFVSRRKNGYITVKKDEKICSIGTKITLRINESRFEVLMKKQSRNYFNNYDYFDPDYKKKRIEEVLREQIKEIVENITIFNISSNLIKDEKQIINSKKIKNINKYGPYVDPDGLKYYIFLDQYNENIIGENVTVNKWSIEIQDNVYETIVNVIVSNNDIGAYSSGVRPPKILFKEIKCNNSLTIDNQELFDIIIDIKKGKAKEILDVSRDELKEDICRKYIKRVEEIMIPGALKYLYKDFDKRDKTHVKSIYNGIGEDISTSAQLLKLRLAFNRFLFKDESFMKEWGNNISICNGANYTFGDLLESKYILEFDNNNITDDMKEKIKEFKVYVGKDKFIENIGRFYGIFRKYTSCNFWQIKNLRGEYNSRTINMLRLKKRKQSITILNTEVFVNCLKNKEEFNERLKMLLNKDIKVRQKLDYVCYDADSDECVLLYKNIICDKNIENLSLYSSLKKNLYVISPFKENCDQLIKFFNYEIEKVIELIKKDHNFDELVDWVSKNATFREENEDYKTRVIETYKALISDYIDLLKEEDNKEDKVNSGIIDTELNKSNKEIEEKLAVKEAATDIEEKKVRKANSRRKIQINNFKLMVIQKEAERKLHLIQKKKKNKF; the protein is encoded by the coding sequence ATGTGTTTCACAGATAAAGATAATATAAATATAAAAGAATATTCATTAGAAGAGCACTTGGAAATTAAATGTAAAAATAATGAGAAATATAAACATTTATATGCTGCATGGACAACTGATAAAGATGTGTATACAAATTCATTATCAGCAATTCCAGTAAATTTTCCCCATTATAGTAGACATGAAGCAAGTCATTCATTGAGTATAATAAATAAAATTGAAATGCTTCTGGGCATAGAAAGAATTAAAAGTTTAAGTCCAACAGATACATTTTTAATATTAGAAAGTGCATTTTCACATGATTTGGGAATGATTATTCCTACGGAAATATTAAGAGAAGAATGGAAAAAAACAAGTTTTAAGCGTTTTTTAAAGAGAATTGCAACCGATGGATTTGATGAAGATATAACAAAAGCAGCAAATTATCTATTAGAAATTCAAGATAAATATACTGAATTTAATGAAAAAAATAGAGATTGGCCTGTGGAAGTTCGAGATGCAGTAATTTTAATTACTGCTGAATATTTTAGAAAGGGTCATGGGTCGAGAAGTGAATTATGGCTTAAGCAATCAGAAAAAATAGCAGCAAGTATAAATGCAAATAAATTTATTCCAGAGAGAATAATGAATATAGTTGGAAAGGTAGCAACAGCTCATGGAAGAGAATTTGATGATGTATTAGCTAACTTAGAACATATTCAAAATGGCATAGGCGTTGATAAAATACATCCAAGATTTATAGCATGTTTAATAAGACTTGGAGATTTATTAGATTTGGACAATGGTAGATTTAATGAAGTTTTTGAAAAAACATCACCATCACCTGAAAGTTCAAAAGTGCATAAAAAGAAACATAGGTCAATTACTCATTTTTTAGTATCACCAGAAAGAATTGAAGTTTCAGCAATATGTGAAGATGATAATGTATATAGAGAAACAAGGGCTTGGTTTGATTGGCTTAGTGATGAGCTGAAAAATTTAAGCAGTAAATGGAGTGATATTGTACCAAAAGACTTTCAAGGTGGTCCACCAAGCTTAGGGGATATTAAATTAAGTATAAAGGGAGCAGAAGATATAACAGAGCAGCTTAATTTAAGGTTTAATATTGATCCAGTGAGAGCTTTTGAATTGATTGAGGGAAATGGAATATATAATGATGAGTTAGTTTTTATAAGGGAACTTTTACAAAATGCAATGGATGCTACTAAAATTAAAATATGGAGGGATATTAAAAATAAGCACTATGATGATGTAGGAGCTTTAATAGGTGATGAATTTAAAGAAAAAAATTTAAGTGATTACGACTTTAGTTTTCCAAGAGAGCTACCACCAAATTTAAAAGATTTTTATCCAATAAAAATTAATGTAGAATATGAACAATCTAAAGATAATAAAGGAGAAAATATATATAAATTTACCATTGAAGATAAAGGTTGTGGTATGAGTTTAAAGGATCTACAAAGAATAGAGAATGCCGGAGGCAGTTGGGAACAAGATGATGAGTTGCAAGATTTTATAGAGTCAATGCCAGGATGGTTACAGCCAACAGGGAGTTTTGGGATTGGATTACATTCTGTTTTTTTAATAACTGATGAAATGAAAATTGAAACAAAGTCAGATAATGAAGTTGGATATAATATAAGTTTTGTTTCAAGGAGAAAAAATGGATATATAACAGTAAAAAAAGATGAAAAAATTTGTAGTATAGGTACTAAGATTACTTTGAGAATAAATGAATCGAGATTTGAAGTATTAATGAAAAAACAAAGCAGAAATTATTTTAATAATTATGATTACTTTGATCCTGATTATAAGAAAAAAAGAATAGAAGAAGTTTTAAGAGAGCAAATAAAAGAGATTGTTGAGAATATTACCATATTTAATATAAGTTCAAACTTAATAAAAGATGAAAAACAAATAATAAATAGTAAAAAAATTAAAAATATAAATAAGTATGGACCATATGTAGATCCAGATGGGTTAAAGTACTATATATTTCTTGACCAATATAATGAAAATATTATAGGGGAGAATGTAACTGTTAATAAATGGAGTATAGAAATACAAGATAATGTTTATGAAACCATAGTCAACGTTATAGTAAGTAATAATGATATAGGAGCTTATAGTAGTGGGGTTAGGCCTCCTAAAATACTATTTAAAGAGATTAAGTGCAATAATTCACTAACAATTGATAATCAAGAATTATTTGATATAATAATTGATATTAAAAAAGGAAAAGCGAAGGAAATATTAGATGTATCAAGAGATGAATTAAAAGAAGATATATGCAGGAAATATATAAAAAGAGTAGAAGAAATTATGATTCCAGGTGCGTTAAAATACTTATATAAAGATTTTGATAAGCGCGACAAAACACATGTTAAATCTATTTATAACGGAATTGGTGAGGATATTTCGACTAGTGCACAATTATTGAAATTGCGATTAGCATTTAACCGTTTTTTATTTAAAGACGAGAGCTTTATGAAGGAATGGGGAAATAATATATCTATCTGTAATGGAGCAAATTATACGTTTGGAGATCTCTTAGAAAGTAAATATATATTAGAATTTGACAATAATAATATCACAGATGATATGAAAGAAAAGATAAAAGAGTTTAAAGTGTATGTGGGAAAAGATAAATTTATAGAAAACATAGGTAGATTTTATGGTATATTTAGAAAATATACATCTTGTAATTTTTGGCAAATAAAAAATTTAAGGGGGGAATATAATTCAAGAACAATTAATATGCTAAGGCTAAAAAAGAGAAAACAATCAATAACAATTTTAAATACTGAAGTTTTTGTTAATTGCCTTAAAAACAAGGAGGAATTTAACGAAAGATTGAAAATGTTATTAAATAAAGATATTAAAGTTAGGCAAAAATTAGACTACGTTTGTTATGATGCTGATAGTGATGAATGTGTTCTCTTATATAAAAATATTATATGTGACAAAAATATAGAGAACTTATCCTTATATTCGAGTCTAAAAAAAAATCTGTATGTTATTTCTCCATTTAAAGAGAATTGTGATCAATTAATAAAATTTTTTAATTATGAGATAGAGAAAGTAATAGAGCTTATAAAAAAGGATCATAATTTCGATGAATTAGTAGATTGGGTATCTAAAAATGCTACGTTCAGAGAAGAAAATGAAGATTATAAAACTAGAGTTATAGAAACATACAAAGCTTTAATTTCAGATTATATAGATTTACTAAAAGAAGAGGATAATAAAGAAGATAAAGTAAATTCAGGAATAATTGATACGGAATTAAATAAAAGCAATAAGGAAATAGAAGAAAAACTAGCAGTTAAAGAAGCTGCAACAGATATTGAAGAGAAAAAAGTTAGAAAAGCTAATAGTAGAAGGAAAATACAAATAAATAATTTTAAATTGATGGTAATTCAAAAAGAGGCAGAAAGGAAATTGCATTTAATACAGAAAAAGAAGAAAAACAAGTTTTAA
- a CDS encoding ATP-binding protein, translating into MSITLESYLKEVSEREGSKLYSNWMVIKEELCNKLETVSSYFQHFSLHNATHSKEICNNIERFLGEDRIRKLSPTDVWLLLMAFYSHDVGMALKYNDIVNTFEEQKFKGELKELIEGNNTELKKAAERILTFEKENNNLKPIQGKALDIFRDVQLIIEEHYRKGHAARSADYIGEFLDEKYSLINPRIIELLKKVCIAHQEDIKNIENLHYEENGLFQDYVHPRFVAGMLCLGDLLDMDTNRFSKYGLEAASTMANESKLHLEKHRALKHFLIKPNGIEIEMDSPSMEVHRVARDWVHWIDETIDYLTLKWSCIAPNDFGNPPKIAYKKLLIKGSDLFNEYADLKFTIDQSKALELLQGANIYKDKFVCIREVIQNAMDSSLIQLWKDIDIKKKKKKLEEVNERDKICRETLKCEKYNEIGKRDLKTEAIIDFWENLRVDEKYQEKLTEEAKRFNEYPIEVSVYFDEEDKVTIEVSDKGTGISNIALKSIANIGTKKDKRNDRDIIESMPGWLKPSGQFGLGLQSIFLISDKFEMITKSHDEPGKKIIFENVNNNTGYITVEPNNRHERGTTVKIHIDEAKIEASDFQTDELSFKLKDKKDFIMELILSKAKNNQFIGELGENDSSFDIKNYFYVNIHKIDKFNQKEDIPSNKSLFSDNSLGCFLENGELQITTINSQEKLVFEYFERENKSLCKIAFVLPEIENREEGELFKFTIKSGELCELYYKNVFVCELYSDSKYMFDRQEMKYFKFSLNLFDNKADSILEISRNAIKENYRTEFSKVVRHTLINVFQAINNNLIEKRIELEEYNLTILYQLFKFFGINTDKFIETYRNKLWKFSFVEKFYRHNFDNPGHIELNTTIDEIFKAKYKIIEAVKDRYYVTNSFRDFLDKIDDKKVEKINIKDVADNILEVKKYLNGITFDGDSLISHSLIASKIVKLNNEFYNLYEFAPFIISENQVLPMYDEIYLIDLFVKISKEKEREMIGLENFKNLVIEKFEDYRLKYIIKLPFKDEHYDKVIDSIKKDLSFDKSMFKKEVVNTDYFNCLVDYVSSKKKLHSDEIRHAYEKLIDKYMELLIKPDEKDNPYKEFVKCLVDANEEVED; encoded by the coding sequence ATGAGTATTACATTAGAATCATATTTAAAGGAAGTCAGTGAAAGAGAAGGAAGTAAATTATATAGTAATTGGATGGTCATAAAGGAAGAGCTTTGTAATAAACTTGAAACTGTATCCAGCTATTTTCAACATTTCAGTTTACATAATGCTACACATTCTAAAGAAATATGCAATAATATAGAACGATTTCTAGGAGAAGATAGAATAAGAAAGTTATCTCCGACAGACGTATGGTTATTATTAATGGCGTTCTATTCACATGATGTAGGTATGGCGTTAAAATATAATGACATTGTTAACACATTTGAAGAGCAAAAATTTAAAGGGGAATTGAAGGAATTAATTGAAGGAAATAATACAGAACTTAAAAAAGCAGCAGAGAGAATTCTGACTTTTGAAAAAGAAAATAATAATCTAAAACCAATACAGGGGAAGGCCTTAGACATATTTAGAGATGTCCAATTAATTATAGAAGAACATTATAGAAAAGGACATGCTGCGAGAAGTGCAGATTATATTGGGGAATTTTTAGATGAAAAATATTCTTTAATAAATCCTAGAATAATAGAATTGCTAAAAAAAGTATGTATAGCTCACCAAGAAGATATTAAAAATATTGAAAATTTACATTATGAAGAAAATGGATTGTTTCAAGATTATGTTCATCCTAGATTTGTTGCAGGAATGCTTTGTTTAGGAGACTTACTAGATATGGACACTAATAGGTTTAGTAAGTATGGATTAGAAGCTGCATCTACAATGGCTAATGAATCAAAATTACATCTTGAAAAACATAGAGCACTTAAACACTTTTTAATAAAGCCCAATGGTATAGAAATAGAAATGGATAGTCCCTCTATGGAAGTTCATAGAGTAGCTAGAGATTGGGTTCATTGGATAGATGAAACCATAGATTATTTAACTCTAAAATGGAGTTGTATAGCACCAAATGATTTTGGAAACCCTCCTAAAATTGCATACAAAAAATTGTTGATAAAAGGAAGCGATTTATTTAATGAATATGCCGATTTAAAATTTACAATAGATCAAAGTAAAGCATTAGAATTATTACAAGGAGCTAATATTTACAAAGATAAATTTGTATGCATTAGAGAAGTTATACAAAATGCAATGGATAGTTCCCTAATTCAATTATGGAAAGATATTGATATTAAAAAGAAAAAAAAGAAGCTTGAAGAGGTAAATGAGCGTGATAAAATATGTAGGGAAACTTTGAAATGCGAAAAATACAATGAAATTGGAAAGCGTGATTTAAAAACAGAAGCAATAATTGATTTTTGGGAAAACTTAAGAGTAGATGAAAAATATCAAGAAAAATTAACAGAAGAAGCAAAAAGATTCAACGAATATCCAATTGAGGTATCAGTATACTTTGATGAGGAGGACAAAGTAACTATAGAGGTGTCAGATAAGGGAACAGGCATCAGTAATATTGCACTAAAAAGTATTGCAAATATAGGTACAAAAAAAGATAAAAGAAATGATAGGGATATAATAGAATCAATGCCGGGATGGCTAAAACCATCAGGACAATTCGGATTAGGATTACAATCTATATTTCTTATTTCAGATAAATTTGAAATGATAACTAAATCTCATGATGAACCTGGGAAGAAAATAATATTTGAAAATGTAAACAATAATACAGGTTATATAACAGTAGAACCTAATAATAGACATGAAAGAGGAACTACTGTAAAAATTCATATTGATGAAGCAAAGATTGAAGCAAGTGATTTTCAAACTGATGAATTAAGTTTTAAACTTAAGGATAAAAAAGATTTTATTATGGAGCTTATTTTAAGTAAAGCTAAAAATAACCAATTTATAGGTGAATTAGGTGAAAATGATTCATCCTTCGATATAAAAAACTACTTTTATGTAAATATACATAAAATAGATAAATTTAATCAAAAAGAAGACATACCTTCAAATAAAAGCCTATTTTCAGATAATAGTTTAGGATGTTTTTTAGAAAATGGAGAACTACAAATTACGACGATAAACTCACAGGAAAAATTAGTATTTGAATATTTTGAGCGAGAAAACAAATCATTATGCAAAATTGCATTCGTATTACCTGAAATTGAAAATCGGGAAGAAGGAGAATTGTTTAAATTCACCATTAAAAGTGGAGAATTATGTGAATTGTATTATAAGAATGTTTTTGTATGCGAGTTGTACAGTGATTCAAAATATATGTTTGATCGTCAAGAAATGAAGTATTTTAAATTTTCTTTAAATTTATTTGATAATAAAGCTGACAGTATTTTAGAAATTAGTAGAAATGCTATAAAAGAAAACTACAGGACAGAATTTTCAAAAGTAGTAAGGCACACTTTAATCAATGTATTTCAAGCTATTAATAATAATTTAATAGAAAAAAGAATAGAGTTAGAAGAGTATAATTTAACAATTCTATATCAGCTATTTAAGTTCTTTGGAATTAATACAGATAAATTTATAGAGACGTATAGAAATAAATTGTGGAAATTTTCGTTTGTTGAGAAATTTTATCGTCATAATTTTGATAATCCAGGACACATAGAACTAAATACAACAATTGATGAAATATTTAAAGCAAAATATAAGATTATTGAAGCAGTAAAGGATAGATATTATGTTACTAATTCATTTAGGGATTTTTTAGATAAAATAGATGATAAAAAAGTAGAAAAAATAAATATCAAAGATGTTGCTGATAATATATTGGAAGTAAAAAAATATTTGAATGGTATAACGTTTGATGGAGATTCACTTATTTCACATTCACTCATAGCTTCGAAAATAGTAAAATTAAATAATGAATTCTACAATTTATATGAATTTGCTCCTTTCATAATATCTGAAAATCAAGTTTTACCAATGTATGATGAAATATATTTAATAGATTTATTTGTGAAAATATCAAAAGAAAAAGAAAGAGAAATGATTGGATTAGAAAACTTTAAAAATCTGGTAATAGAAAAATTTGAAGATTATAGACTAAAATATATTATTAAGCTACCATTTAAAGATGAACATTATGATAAAGTAATTGATTCAATTAAGAAGGATCTCTCATTTGACAAGAGTATGTTTAAAAAAGAAGTGGTGAATACTGATTATTTTAACTGTTTAGTAGATTATGTAAGCAGCAAAAAGAAATTGCATTCTGATGAAATTAGACATGCATATGAGAAATTGATTGATAAATATATGGAATTATTAATAAAACCTGATGAAAAGGATAATCCATATAAGGAATTTGTAAAATGTTTAGTTGATGCAAATGAAGAAGTGGAAGATTAA
- a CDS encoding DUF4231 domain-containing protein, giving the protein MIKRRDKSEMVKVGRNSTKKELKSIPIYVVGIENEALKGRVEHILDWYIRKAASYKRLFYGISAVLILINASIPIINEIGIENIGFTGKDITVSIISSIATILTSFMTLFTMKDTWFRYRKHVESIKTECMLFNCKCEPYNDKNRECNFAQKIESIICNERQQWINNKFDNKTNQDNAVNENA; this is encoded by the coding sequence ATGATAAAGCGAAGGGATAAATCAGAAATGGTAAAAGTAGGACGAAACAGCACTAAGAAAGAATTAAAGTCAATACCTATTTATGTTGTCGGAATAGAGAATGAAGCATTAAAGGGACGAGTTGAACATATATTAGATTGGTATATACGCAAAGCAGCATCCTATAAAAGGCTATTTTATGGAATTAGTGCTGTTTTAATTTTAATAAATGCATCGATTCCAATAATAAATGAAATTGGAATTGAGAATATTGGATTTACTGGTAAAGATATAACTGTATCTATTATTTCCAGTATAGCAACTATACTAACAAGTTTTATGACTTTATTTACTATGAAAGATACTTGGTTTAGATATAGAAAACATGTGGAGTCTATAAAAACAGAATGTATGTTATTTAACTGTAAGTGTGAACCTTATAATGATAAAAATAGAGAATGTAACTTTGCGCAGAAAATTGAAAGTATTATCTGCAATGAAAGACAACAATGGATAAATAATAAATTTGATAATAAAACCAATCAAGATAATGCTGTAAATGAAAATGCATAA
- a CDS encoding DEAD/DEAH box helicase family protein: protein MKDYSRSWKRPQLYKDLEKAKENGTSEDEFAIEPKEIEGNKVVELFEPKGAQIEALYELENSREEGFDKGLVVAATGVGKTYLAAFDSIKAERVLFVAHREEIIKQAARSFKNVRKSEDIGYFYNNIKDKDKSMIFALVQTLGKDEYLNEEYFKRDYFEYIVIDEFHHAVSSNYRKIIDYFTPKFLLGLTATPERLDSKDVFSICDYNTVYEIRLSDAINKGYLLPFRYYGIYDQMVDYENIEFKNGKYNDRELEEALMLDKRGELILKHYEKYNSGRALGFCSSKKHAEYMAKYFCENGVTAVAVYSGENGEYSENRTEAVNKLTKGEIKVIFSVDMFNEGLDIPAIDMVMFLRPTQSPTVFLQQLGRGLRKHKDKKYLNVLDFIGNYKKADLLPFLLSGKAYSRIEAKKGILNENEYPEDCRVDFDFRIIDVFKRLAAKEMNIKDRILEEFLRVKELVGHRPSRVEFFNNIDDEIYSAIKRNKSELNPFNDYLSFLKENGELFKSEETLFNSIGHDFIKMIETTKMSKSYKIPVFLAFYNGGKVKMEISEEDVYRSFYEFYRKGSNKVDMLRDKGTADFESWDKRKWVRLARENPVRALIRSEGIFFNWDKKALMELKNENMESIIGKNSFVEHMGDAVVYRTDKYYEERKEVFRL, encoded by the coding sequence ATGAAGGATTACTCAAGAAGCTGGAAAAGACCACAGCTTTATAAGGATCTTGAGAAGGCTAAAGAAAATGGAACTAGTGAAGATGAATTTGCAATTGAACCAAAGGAAATTGAAGGTAATAAGGTTGTAGAACTTTTTGAACCAAAGGGAGCACAGATAGAAGCTTTATATGAATTGGAAAATTCAAGAGAAGAAGGCTTTGATAAAGGTTTAGTTGTAGCAGCTACAGGTGTAGGAAAAACATATTTAGCAGCCTTTGATTCAATAAAAGCTGAAAGAGTTTTATTTGTTGCTCATAGAGAAGAAATAATTAAACAGGCAGCTAGAAGCTTTAAAAATGTTAGAAAATCTGAGGATATTGGCTATTTTTATAACAATATTAAGGATAAAGATAAATCAATGATTTTTGCATTGGTACAAACCTTGGGTAAGGATGAATATTTGAATGAAGAGTATTTTAAAAGAGATTACTTTGAGTATATAGTAATTGATGAATTTCATCATGCAGTATCAAGTAATTATAGAAAAATTATTGATTATTTTACACCCAAATTTTTGCTTGGATTAACAGCAACACCTGAAAGACTTGATTCAAAGGATGTATTTTCTATTTGTGATTACAATACAGTTTATGAAATAAGGCTTAGTGATGCCATAAATAAAGGATATCTTTTGCCTTTTAGATATTATGGAATTTATGATCAAATGGTAGATTACGAAAATATAGAATTTAAAAATGGAAAATACAATGATAGAGAATTAGAAGAAGCTTTAATGCTGGATAAAAGAGGAGAATTAATCTTAAAGCATTATGAAAAATACAATTCGGGTAGGGCTTTAGGCTTTTGCAGCTCTAAAAAACATGCGGAATATATGGCAAAATATTTTTGTGAAAATGGAGTGACCGCAGTTGCAGTATATAGTGGAGAAAATGGAGAATACTCAGAAAACAGGACAGAAGCAGTAAATAAATTAACCAAGGGAGAAATAAAGGTTATATTTTCTGTAGATATGTTTAATGAAGGTTTAGATATACCTGCAATTGATATGGTAATGTTCCTAAGACCAACTCAGTCTCCAACAGTATTTTTGCAGCAGTTAGGAAGAGGACTCAGAAAGCATAAAGATAAAAAATATTTAAATGTCCTAGATTTCATAGGAAATTATAAAAAAGCTGATCTTTTGCCATTTTTATTAAGTGGAAAAGCTTATTCTAGAATTGAAGCAAAAAAAGGAATTCTTAATGAAAATGAATATCCAGAAGATTGCAGAGTGGATTTTGATTTTAGAATTATAGATGTATTTAAGAGACTAGCAGCTAAAGAAATGAATATCAAAGATAGGATTTTAGAAGAATTCTTAAGAGTAAAAGAGCTAGTAGGACATAGACCGAGCAGAGTTGAATTTTTCAATAATATAGATGATGAAATATATTCGGCTATAAAAAGAAATAAAAGTGAACTAAATCCTTTCAATGATTATTTAAGCTTCTTAAAAGAAAATGGAGAATTATTTAAAAGTGAAGAAACTTTATTTAATAGCATAGGACATGACTTTATTAAAATGATTGAAACTACAAAGATGAGTAAGAGTTATAAGATTCCTGTTTTTCTTGCATTTTATAATGGAGGAAAGGTTAAGATGGAAATTAGTGAAGAGGATGTTTATAGGAGTTTTTATGAGTTTTATAGGAAGGGTAGTAATAAGGTGGATATGCTTAGGGATAAGGGGACGGCAGATTTTGAAAGTTGGGATAAGAGGAAGTGGGTTAGATTGGCTAGGGAGAATCCGGTTAGGGCTTTGATTAGGAGTGAAGGGATATTCTTTAACTGGGATAAGAAGGCTTTAATGGAATTAAAAAATGAAAATATGGAAAGCATTATTGGGAAGAATTCGTTTGTTGAACATATGGGGGATGCTGTTGTATATAGGACTGATAAGTATTATGAGGAAAGGAAAGAAGTTTTTAGATTATAA